Proteins encoded in a region of the Limanda limanda chromosome 17, fLimLim1.1, whole genome shotgun sequence genome:
- the axin1 gene encoding axin-1 has protein sequence MDAGTMSVSDKRGYLADLGGGFTEDAPRPPVPGEEGELVCSDGRQCSNLGFSTKNESLKCEASVATPRRPDLDLGYEPEGSASPTPPYIKWAESLHSLLDDQDGIHLFRMFLKQEECADMLDFWFACSGFRKQEANEGNEEKKLKLAKAIYKKFVLDNNGIVSRQIKPATKSFIKDCVMKLHIDPAMFDQAQTEIQTIMEDNTYPLFLKSDIYLEYTRTGGESPKLFSDQSSVSGKGLSGYLPTLNEDEEWRCDHEAEEQTESDPTPSNRLTKKLLMETATQRVCNIARFQDSHEYRPAACREPINPYYVNSGYALAPATSANDSEQQSLSSDADTISLTDSSVDGVPPYRYRKQHRREMHESAKANGRVPLPHIPRPNRIPKDIHVEPERFAAELSSRLEGVLREREAQEKLEERLKRVRLEEDGDEIMPTTTTSAGHRFLPGAYPQNHSSRYTDITYNGAFLRDAHEENPESILDDHVQRVMKTPGCQSPGAGRHSPKSRSPDSFPGGKGIGLGMPLSSGQGKHPSRHGLKGESSHLYHHKHVHHINQAGIGKPKEQVEAEGAMRAHGTFPWGVETSHYGSRSRSYADGMGSNSMEHSGFVSKGGPQCKKVYRKGEDVRPYDMVGSGEELEKNQKILLWLMEGQKEMVQQKRSPYGSTTGSKRTTAHEGSRLGSVERPGSVYPCGGAQLRNKAQPSHPFIQDPTMPPNPAPSPLIQLEEVCRRLEEEKIKSGTLQPKQRYVMEVIQRGRTAVRPALFPPLSVVPAVSDSELSEPEHKASKKQPCENTVVAYYFCEEQIPYRTSVKGRVVTLGQFKELLTKKGNYRYYFKKVSDEFDCGVVFEEVREDDAILPIFEEKIIGKVEKID, from the exons ATGGATGCTGGAACCATGAGCGTAAGCGACAAAAGGGGCTACCTAGCCGACCTGGGGGGAGGCTTCACTGAGGATGCACCCAGGCCTCCAGTCCCAGGGGAGGAAGGTGAGCTTGTGTGCAGTGACGGACGCCAATGCAGCAACTTAGGCTTCTCGACAAAGAATGAGAGCCTCAAATGTGAGGCGTCTGTGGCTACACCCAGGCGACCCGACTTGGACCTGGGTTATGAGCCGGAGGGCAGTGCCTCTCCGACACCACCCTACATAAAGTGGGCAGAATCTCTTCACTCCCTCCTGGATGACCAGGATGGCATCCACTTGTTTCGGATGTTTCTCAAGCAGGAGGAGTGCGCGGATATGCTGGACTTCTGGTTTGCATGCAGTGGGTTTCGCAAACAAGAAGCTAATGAGGGTAACGAAGAGAAGAAGCTCAAACTGGCAAAAGCTATCTATAAGAAATTTGTCTTGGACAACAATGGGATCGTTTCCAGACAGATCAAACCAGCCACCAAGTCCTTCATTAAAGACTGTGTGATGAAGCTTCATATTGATCCAGCAATGTTTGACCAGGCTCAGACTGAGATACAGACTATCATGGAGGACAACACCTACCCCTTATTCCTCAAGTCTGACATTTATTTGGAATATACacggacaggaggagagagccCTAAGCTGTTCAGTGATCAGAGCTCTGTTTCTGGGAAAGGACTGTCGGGTTACTTGCCGACTTTAAATGAAGATGAGGAATGGAGATGTGACCATGAGGCAGAGGAGCAGACCGAGAGTGACCCCACACCGAGCAACCGGCTTACCAAGAAGCTGCTGATGGAGACTGCGACGCAGCGAGTTTGCAACATTGCGAGATTCCAGGACAGTCACGAGTACAG GCCCGCTGCATGTCGGGAGCCCATCAACCCGTACTACGTCAACTCCGGTTACGCCCTGGCCCCTGCCACCAGCGCCAATGACAGTGAGCAGCAGAGTTTGTCCAGTGACGCAGACACGATTTCCCTTACCGACAGCAGCGT AGATGGGGTACCACCCTACAGATACCGCAAACAGCATCGCCGGGAGATGCACGAAAGTGCCAAAGCAAATGGGCGAGTGCCACTACCTCATATTCCA CGCCCAAACCGGATTCCAAAGGACATTCATGTGGAGCCAGAGCGTTTCGCTGCAGAGCTGAGCAGCAGACTGGAGGGggtgctgagggagagagaggctcaGGAGAAACTTGAGGAGCGACTGAAGAGAGTTCGATTG GAAGAGGACGGTGATGAAATCATGCCCACAACCACAACATCAGCTGGTCACAGGTTCCTTCCTGGTGCTTATCCGCAGAATCACAGCTCCCGCTACACTGACATCACCTACAATGGGGCTTTTCTGAGAGACGCTCACGAGGAGAACCCAGAGAGTATCCTGGATGACCACGTCCAGCGGGTCATGAAAACCCCTGGCTGCCAGTCACCCGGGGCAGGTCGCCACTCGCCCAAGTCACGCTCACCCGACAGCTTCCCAGGGGGCAAAGGGATTGGACTGGGAATGCCGCTGTCATCAGGACAGGGCAAACACCCATCCAGACACGGCCTGAAGGGAGAGAGCAGCCACCTGTACCACCACAAACACGTGCATCACATCAACCAGGCAGGCATCGGAAAGCCCAAAGAGCAGGTGGAGGCGGAGGGAGCCATGCGTGCGCACGGCACCTTTCCCTGGGGAGTGGAGACGAGTCATTATGGATCAAGGTCTCGCAGCTACGCTGATGGCATGGGATCCAACTCCATGGAGCATTCAGGGTTTGT TAGCAAAGGTGGCCCACAGTGTAAAAAGGTGTACAGGAAAGGTGAGGATGTGCGGCCTTATGACATGGTGGGATCCGGAGAAGAGTTGGAGAAAAACCAGAAGATCCTTTTGTGGCTGATGGAGGGACAGAAAGAAATGGTTCAGCAAAAGAGAAGCCCGTACGG GAGCACCACTGGATCCAAGAGGACCACAGCCCATGAGGGATCCCGCCTCGGCTCGGTGGAGAGACCAGGCTCGGTGTACCCGTGTGGCGGCGCCCAGCTGCGGAACAAAGCGCAGCCGTCACATCCGTTCATCCAGGATCCCACCATGCCCCCCAACCCAGCTCCCAGCCCCCTTATCCAGCTGGAGGAGGTTTGCCGGCGGCTTGAAGAGGAGAAGATAAAATCTGGAACTCTACAGCCCAAGCAAAG GTACGTGATGGAGGTGATCCAGAGGGGTCGAACCGCGGTGAGGCCGGCACTGTTCCCTCCGCTCAGCGTGGTGCCCGCCGTCTCTGACAGCGAGCTCTCCGAGCCTGA ACATAAAGCCAGTAAGAAGCAGCCGTGTGAAAACACAGTGGTGGCATATTACTTCTGTGAGGAGCAGATTCCATACAGGACGTCTGTCAAAGGCAGAGTCGTCACTCTGGGCCAGTTCAAAGAGCTGCTCACAAAGAAAGGAAATTACAG